The Shewanella mangrovisoli genome has a window encoding:
- the ggt gene encoding gamma-glutamyltransferase translates to MRRAGPFRPLILAIAMALPLLSSPTLHAEEPSIFSQMATAQPVWAKHGMVASQETLASRTGIEILKQGGNAVDAAVAVAFSLAVTLPRAGNIGGGGFMLVHLAKENKTIAIDYREMAPSKAKKDIFLDENGDAVTKLSREHGLAVGVPGTVMGMSLALEKYGTMTMAQVTAPAIKMAQEGISVTPDLAVSLAGLKRRMSQWPSTAAIFYKADGSDYQVDDILKQPELAHSLQLIAEKGTKGFYEGETAEKLVKAVQDAGGIMTLADLQHYKAVEREPVRGQYRGYEVVSMPPPSSGGVHIIEMLNVLQQFPIDQFGHNTAQTIHVMAETMKHAYADRSEYLGDPDFYKVPVKQLTNKDYAQKIASQIALNKTTPSTEIKPGNLAPYESDQTTHFSVVDKWGNAVSNTYTLNFSYGSGLVAKGTGILLNNEMDDFSAKPGTPNGYGLVGGDANAVEGNKRPLSSMSPTIVMKDGKPFLVTGSPGGSRIITTTLQIIMNVIDHGLNIAEASNAARVHHQWLPDELRVETSLNRDTISLLEAKGHKVKVQSAMGSTQSIMVTEQGIFGATDPRHSGSEAVGY, encoded by the coding sequence ATGCGCCGCGCAGGACCTTTTAGACCTCTTATTCTCGCCATCGCCATGGCACTGCCTTTGTTATCTTCGCCCACTCTCCATGCCGAAGAGCCTTCGATTTTCAGCCAAATGGCCACGGCACAACCCGTATGGGCAAAGCATGGCATGGTCGCCAGCCAAGAAACACTGGCCAGTCGCACAGGCATCGAAATTTTGAAGCAAGGCGGTAATGCCGTCGATGCAGCAGTGGCGGTAGCATTCAGTTTAGCCGTGACCTTACCCCGCGCAGGCAATATTGGCGGCGGCGGCTTTATGCTCGTCCATCTGGCCAAAGAAAACAAAACTATCGCCATCGATTACCGTGAAATGGCGCCATCAAAGGCGAAAAAAGATATTTTCCTCGATGAAAATGGCGATGCGGTGACTAAATTAAGCCGTGAACATGGCCTTGCAGTTGGCGTGCCCGGCACTGTGATGGGCATGAGTTTAGCCCTTGAAAAATATGGCACTATGACCATGGCACAAGTCACAGCGCCCGCCATCAAAATGGCGCAGGAAGGGATTAGTGTGACCCCAGATCTGGCGGTATCCCTTGCAGGCTTAAAACGCCGCATGAGCCAATGGCCCAGCACGGCAGCCATCTTCTATAAGGCCGACGGTAGCGACTACCAAGTGGATGATATTTTAAAGCAGCCAGAACTTGCCCACTCCCTGCAACTTATCGCCGAGAAAGGCACTAAAGGGTTCTACGAAGGTGAAACCGCAGAGAAACTGGTAAAGGCCGTGCAAGACGCTGGCGGCATCATGACCTTAGCGGACTTACAACACTACAAAGCCGTCGAGCGTGAACCCGTTCGCGGTCAATACCGTGGATATGAGGTGGTTTCTATGCCACCGCCATCCTCAGGTGGCGTGCACATTATCGAAATGCTCAATGTGCTGCAGCAGTTCCCTATCGACCAATTTGGCCACAACACGGCGCAAACCATTCATGTGATGGCCGAAACCATGAAGCATGCCTACGCCGATCGCAGCGAGTATTTAGGCGATCCCGATTTTTATAAGGTGCCCGTCAAGCAGTTAACCAATAAGGACTACGCTCAAAAGATTGCCAGCCAAATTGCGCTAAACAAAACCACGCCTAGTACCGAAATCAAACCCGGTAATCTAGCGCCCTATGAGAGTGACCAAACCACCCACTTCTCAGTGGTTGATAAATGGGGCAATGCGGTGTCTAACACTTACACCTTAAACTTCAGTTATGGCTCGGGTTTAGTCGCCAAAGGCACGGGGATTTTACTCAATAACGAAATGGATGATTTTTCCGCTAAACCCGGCACGCCTAACGGTTACGGCTTAGTGGGTGGCGATGCCAACGCGGTGGAAGGTAATAAACGTCCGTTGAGTTCAATGAGCCCCACCATAGTGATGAAAGACGGCAAACCTTTCTTAGTGACGGGCAGCCCAGGCGGTTCACGCATCATTACCACCACGCTGCAAATCATTATGAATGTGATTGACCACGGCTTAAACATTGCCGAAGCCAGCAATGCCGCGCGGGTACACCACCAATGGCTACCCGATGAACTGCGGGTCGAAACCAGCCTGAACCGCGATACCATTTCGTTACTCGAAGCCAAAGGCCATAAGGTGAAAGTACAATCGGCCATGGGCAGCACCCAATCCATTATGGTGACAGAGCAAGGGATTTTTGGCGCCACCGATCCCCGTCATTCGGGTAGCGAAGCCGTCGGTTACTAA
- a CDS encoding Atu1372/SO_1960 family protein, with protein MNQYHQPTPEARLAEAGIILPEVANALGHYEPYVIVGSQLMTSGQFPYLNGELMYKGQLGRDYTLLEGYAACRLAALNAIAQLKQACGELSRIKQIYRLEGVLSVHESCVEHPQALDGASDLLLQVFGEAGRHSRMIWTNPVMPLNSLCLVYLFAELHPD; from the coding sequence ATGAATCAGTACCATCAACCCACGCCTGAGGCGAGGCTTGCAGAGGCGGGAATTATTTTGCCCGAAGTCGCCAATGCCTTGGGCCATTATGAACCCTATGTGATTGTTGGCTCGCAACTAATGACATCAGGGCAGTTCCCTTACTTAAACGGTGAGCTGATGTATAAAGGACAACTTGGGCGCGACTATACCTTGCTTGAAGGCTATGCGGCCTGTCGGCTTGCGGCGCTCAATGCCATTGCTCAGCTTAAACAGGCGTGTGGTGAATTGTCGCGGATCAAGCAAATTTATCGCTTGGAGGGGGTATTAAGTGTCCACGAATCCTGTGTTGAACATCCCCAAGCATTAGATGGTGCTTCTGATTTGTTACTGCAAGTGTTTGGCGAGGCTGGGCGACATAGCCGGATGATTTGGACTAATCCTGTGATGCCCTTAAACAGCTTATGTTTGGTGTATTTATTTGCTGAGTTACACCCAGACTAA
- a CDS encoding VOC family protein: protein MNIVGLDHFTIRTPKLAETAAFFQDVLGLKQGLRPRFGFPGHWLYVAEKPVLHLVEVGSRALDAYLGESAAQFGSGRVDHLSFRGTDLAQIQQHLCRQKCEFRERIVPEIGEHQLFIEDPNGITVEMIFPYARDNAVVGVAMERLAIQPEDEV from the coding sequence ATGAACATCGTTGGATTAGATCATTTTACGATCCGTACCCCAAAATTGGCGGAAACTGCCGCGTTTTTTCAAGATGTATTGGGGTTAAAACAGGGTTTGCGGCCGCGGTTTGGTTTTCCTGGGCATTGGCTCTATGTGGCAGAGAAACCTGTGCTGCATTTAGTGGAAGTCGGCAGCCGGGCTTTAGATGCCTATTTAGGAGAAAGTGCCGCCCAGTTTGGCTCTGGTCGTGTTGATCATTTGTCGTTTCGTGGGACGGATTTAGCGCAAATACAGCAACATCTATGTCGACAAAAGTGTGAGTTTAGGGAGCGGATCGTCCCTGAAATTGGTGAGCATCAATTATTTATTGAAGATCCTAACGGCATCACTGTGGAGATGATTTTCCCCTATGCGAGGGATAACGCTGTGGTGGGCGTCGCGATGGAAAGACTCGCGATTCAGCCTGAGGATGAGGTCTAA
- a CDS encoding glycine betaine ABC transporter substrate-binding protein has translation MAQIDPKRRQLLQTLSLAGVASSNLVSLGAIAMNLPNMKQVNQAEHGQTAHVLKSAPRIQLGVTDLSFHRVTAAVVAHVMRLMGKEVEISYALHEANFSRLKLGQIDLLCSAWLPHSHGVYQQQVETQIATRALGLHYEPYALWGVPDYVPEDAVSRIEDLLKPEVKQRTRPIIQGIGEGAGITRFSKNIMREYQLTAAGYQFRTGTQADCVTAFESAVSVNEWVVVPLWHPQFLHHQYAIRELKDVKGLLGGKDRAVLLAREDRLTEHFTPEQIAVLDKISLSNQIVAELDYGVNRLGLSEDQVASHFLTNNPAMLATWLAPLLTQMMQEVAL, from the coding sequence ATGGCTCAAATAGACCCTAAGCGCAGGCAACTGTTACAGACGCTAAGTTTGGCAGGCGTTGCCTCATCCAATCTAGTTTCCCTTGGAGCGATAGCGATGAATTTACCGAATATGAAACAAGTTAATCAGGCTGAGCATGGCCAAACTGCGCATGTGTTGAAATCAGCGCCGCGGATCCAGTTAGGGGTTACAGACTTAAGTTTTCATCGAGTAACGGCGGCTGTGGTTGCCCACGTGATGCGACTGATGGGCAAAGAGGTTGAAATAAGCTATGCGCTGCACGAGGCAAATTTTAGTCGGCTCAAGCTTGGACAGATAGATTTGCTGTGTTCGGCTTGGTTGCCCCATAGCCATGGGGTATATCAGCAGCAGGTTGAGACCCAAATCGCGACGCGAGCCTTAGGGCTGCATTACGAGCCCTATGCACTCTGGGGCGTACCGGATTATGTGCCCGAGGATGCGGTTTCTCGCATCGAAGATCTGCTTAAACCTGAGGTAAAACAACGGACACGGCCGATAATTCAAGGCATTGGTGAAGGGGCGGGTATTACCCGTTTCTCTAAAAACATCATGCGAGAATACCAATTAACCGCAGCGGGCTACCAGTTTAGAACGGGTACTCAAGCTGATTGTGTCACGGCATTTGAGTCGGCAGTGTCGGTAAACGAGTGGGTCGTCGTGCCACTCTGGCATCCACAATTTTTACATCACCAATATGCAATTCGTGAGCTTAAGGATGTTAAGGGATTACTTGGAGGTAAAGACAGAGCTGTGTTGCTTGCAAGGGAAGACAGGCTAACGGAGCACTTTACCCCTGAACAAATTGCCGTGTTGGATAAGATTTCACTGTCTAATCAAATTGTGGCCGAGTTGGATTATGGCGTGAACCGCTTAGGATTAAGCGAAGATCAAGTAGCATCTCATTTTTTAACCAATAATCCTGCGATGTTGGCAACCTGGTTAGCCCCGCTGCTGACACAGATGATGCAGGAGGTTGCGTTATGA
- a CDS encoding GNAT family N-acetyltransferase has product MRQLIFAFASAAQSIATDSWDSLMGKDNPFCQHAYLLSLEQSLSACAATGWRPHHLCVFDATGSELALELAPDAVIESPKDAADFIDLPLLALMPLYQKSHSYGEYVFDWAWAQAYERHGLEYYPKLLNAIPFTPVQGRRLGLSPTLSAEEIKVLSCAVFTCLDEQLVDADAPMSSWHCLFVSSSQQKLFAEASNQTALRRLSTQFHWHNRGYKDFDAFLAALTSRKRKNILKERAQLQPYGLQYEFVAGADISRQQWQHFIECYQLTYLKRSGHRGYLTPTFFNMIAERLAEQIVLLVVSDAKGQMLAGALYFTGRNEQGQTCLFGRYWGSIVELEGLHFEACYYQGIEYCIAHGIDIFDAGAQGEHKVLRGFEPVALYSYHNIAHPDFKRAIAHFTQEEAAQMEVYMQQMREVLPYKKGQ; this is encoded by the coding sequence ATGAGACAACTCATTTTTGCCTTTGCCAGCGCGGCGCAGAGTATTGCTACAGATAGTTGGGATAGCTTGATGGGGAAGGACAATCCCTTCTGCCAGCATGCCTATTTACTCAGCTTAGAGCAGAGTTTATCGGCCTGTGCCGCGACAGGCTGGCGGCCACATCATTTATGTGTGTTCGACGCAACTGGCAGTGAATTAGCACTAGAATTAGCGCCAGATGCCGTGATTGAGAGCCCAAAAGATGCCGCAGATTTTATCGATTTACCGCTGCTGGCTTTGATGCCGCTCTATCAAAAATCCCACTCCTATGGCGAGTATGTGTTTGATTGGGCATGGGCGCAGGCGTATGAGCGTCATGGTCTTGAATATTATCCTAAATTGTTAAATGCCATCCCGTTTACGCCGGTGCAGGGGCGGCGGTTGGGGCTGTCGCCTACGCTTTCTGCTGAGGAGATTAAGGTGCTAAGTTGCGCCGTATTTACGTGTTTAGATGAGCAATTAGTAGATGCGGATGCGCCTATGTCTTCTTGGCATTGCTTATTTGTCTCGTCTTCGCAGCAAAAACTATTTGCAGAGGCATCTAATCAAACCGCGCTTCGGCGTTTAAGTACTCAGTTTCATTGGCATAATCGTGGCTATAAAGATTTTGATGCCTTTTTAGCGGCGCTCACCTCCCGTAAGCGCAAGAATATTCTTAAGGAGCGCGCCCAGCTCCAGCCCTATGGTTTGCAATATGAATTTGTCGCAGGAGCGGATATTAGCCGTCAACAATGGCAGCATTTTATTGAATGTTATCAACTAACTTACCTTAAACGTTCCGGCCATAGAGGCTATTTAACCCCAACATTTTTTAACATGATTGCAGAGAGGTTGGCCGAGCAGATTGTCTTGCTCGTGGTGAGTGATGCGAAAGGGCAGATGTTAGCGGGCGCGCTGTATTTTACGGGCCGCAATGAGCAGGGGCAGACATGCCTGTTTGGTCGTTACTGGGGCAGTATTGTTGAGCTTGAGGGATTGCACTTTGAGGCCTGTTATTATCAGGGCATTGAATACTGCATCGCCCATGGCATTGATATCTTTGATGCTGGCGCGCAGGGCGAACATAAAGTGTTGCGCGGCTTCGAGCCTGTGGCTCTTTATTCCTACCACAATATCGCCCATCCCGACTTTAAGCGGGCGATCGCACATTTTACCCAGGAGGAAGCCGCGCAAATGGAAGTGTATATGCAGCAGATGCGTGAGGTGTTGCCCTATAAAAAAGGCCAATAA
- a CDS encoding LysE family translocator: MPDFALLAVFIPTFFFVSITPGMCMTLAMTLGMSIGVRRTLWMMLGELVGVALVATAAVMGVASIMLNYPEVFQVFKWVGGIYLGYIGVQMWRARGKMAMLSDDDTNPRASNFTLISQGFITAIANPKGWAFMVSLLPPFINAEREVAPQLLALLSIIMVTEFTSMLAYASGGKSLRIFLSRGDNIRWLNRIAGSLMIGVGIWLAVS, translated from the coding sequence ATGCCAGATTTTGCCTTACTCGCAGTGTTTATCCCGACTTTCTTCTTTGTTTCTATCACCCCCGGTATGTGTATGACACTCGCCATGACGCTTGGAATGAGCATAGGTGTGCGCCGTACCCTGTGGATGATGCTCGGCGAGCTTGTGGGTGTGGCCTTGGTCGCCACCGCTGCGGTTATGGGTGTAGCGAGCATCATGCTTAACTACCCTGAGGTTTTTCAGGTATTTAAATGGGTTGGCGGCATCTACTTAGGGTATATCGGTGTGCAGATGTGGCGCGCCCGTGGCAAAATGGCCATGCTCAGCGATGATGACACTAACCCAAGAGCCAGTAACTTCACGCTGATTTCACAGGGTTTTATTACCGCAATAGCGAACCCTAAGGGCTGGGCGTTTATGGTATCGCTACTGCCGCCATTTATTAATGCCGAGCGCGAAGTCGCACCACAGCTCCTTGCCCTGCTTAGCATTATTATGGTGACAGAATTTACTTCTATGCTTGCCTACGCCAGTGGCGGTAAGAGTCTGAGGATATTTTTAAGTCGCGGCGATAATATTCGTTGGTTAAATCGAATTGCCGGCAGCCTTATGATTGGCGTTGGGATCTGGTTAGCGGTGAGCTAA
- a CDS encoding sugar O-acetyltransferase, whose amino-acid sequence MTEKQKMLAGQPYKASDETLLAERMQAKLMCHRFNHADPTELEARMAYLRDLLVIPNCGHIEPNFFCDYGYNIHIGKQFYANHNLTILDVCQVTIGDHVMFGPNVLLSTATHPIEPSARLTTEYGKPIHIGHHVWLGGNVCVLPGVTIGDNCVIGAGSVVNKDIPANSVAVGNPCKVIKQIHETV is encoded by the coding sequence ATGACAGAAAAGCAAAAAATGTTGGCGGGTCAACCCTATAAAGCTTCGGATGAAACCTTATTAGCCGAAAGAATGCAGGCTAAACTAATGTGTCATCGGTTTAATCATGCGGATCCTACTGAGCTTGAGGCGCGCATGGCGTATTTGCGAGATTTGCTGGTCATCCCGAATTGCGGCCATATCGAACCTAACTTCTTTTGTGATTACGGTTATAACATTCACATCGGTAAGCAATTTTACGCTAACCATAACTTAACCATACTCGATGTTTGCCAAGTGACCATTGGCGACCATGTGATGTTTGGTCCCAATGTGTTGCTCTCTACCGCGACCCATCCCATCGAACCTAGCGCGCGCCTGACCACAGAATATGGTAAGCCTATTCATATTGGTCACCATGTGTGGCTTGGCGGTAATGTCTGCGTGTTGCCCGGCGTGACTATTGGCGATAACTGTGTGATTGGGGCGGGGAGTGTGGTCAATAAAGATATTCCCGCTAACAGTGTGGCCGTTGGTAATCCCTGTAAAGTTATAAAACAAATTCACGAAACGGTTTAA
- a CDS encoding L-dopachrome tautomerase-related protein, protein MNLHTLCSSHKRLATSLLLMSQVLMAPQAMARSSEQVIAQVQPEIFASLDGAVGGISFTSTNRLIFSYHPFYQPNIKVGELLANGKVTPFPNSDWQQCHDPQGKPKDPDTCLNWVLGLRTDKQDKVWLLDSGQAEPRIEPKLVAWDTRKNQLERIIHLPFPVSIPESQHNDFVISSRHQAIIIADEGIATGPIGDKAALVVVDLTTGKSRRVLQGDNSVMPDLQRPLIIDSHSAQPKRIDVYVGADGIALDSAEHWFYFAPMNKDKVYRVAIEDLLNPDLSPQALSAKVETYADKPNNGGLSIDTANNLYLTEVGERAIGIIPANTRQYQIYAHDERMVWPDGVSFGKDGYLYSGAVQLPLSAALNHGKAENQPPYYIFRFKPLAAGVPGN, encoded by the coding sequence ATGAATTTACATACATTATGTTCAAGTCATAAGAGGTTGGCGACCAGTCTGTTATTAATGAGCCAAGTGTTGATGGCACCACAGGCGATGGCGCGGTCGAGTGAACAGGTGATAGCACAAGTTCAGCCTGAGATTTTTGCCAGTCTTGACGGCGCTGTTGGCGGCATTAGCTTTACCTCAACCAATAGGCTTATCTTTAGTTACCATCCTTTCTATCAACCTAATATAAAGGTGGGGGAATTGCTGGCTAACGGTAAGGTCACTCCCTTTCCGAACTCAGATTGGCAGCAATGTCATGATCCCCAAGGTAAACCCAAAGATCCCGATACCTGCTTGAATTGGGTTTTAGGGCTGCGTACCGACAAACAGGATAAAGTCTGGCTACTCGATTCCGGCCAAGCTGAGCCTCGAATCGAACCTAAGCTGGTGGCGTGGGATACCCGTAAAAATCAGTTAGAGCGGATTATTCATCTGCCTTTTCCCGTATCGATCCCTGAGTCGCAGCACAATGACTTTGTGATTTCATCTCGCCATCAAGCCATCATCATCGCGGACGAAGGCATTGCGACGGGTCCTATTGGTGATAAGGCTGCCTTAGTCGTGGTAGATCTCACCACGGGTAAGAGCCGACGGGTATTGCAAGGTGATAACAGTGTGATGCCAGATTTACAACGGCCACTCATTATCGATAGCCACAGCGCCCAACCTAAACGTATTGATGTCTATGTCGGCGCCGATGGTATTGCCTTAGATAGTGCGGAGCATTGGTTTTACTTTGCGCCAATGAATAAGGACAAAGTTTACCGCGTGGCAATAGAGGATTTACTCAATCCTGATTTAAGCCCTCAAGCCTTATCAGCCAAGGTGGAAACCTACGCCGACAAACCCAACAACGGCGGCCTTAGTATTGATACGGCCAATAATCTTTACCTTACCGAAGTGGGCGAGCGCGCTATTGGCATCATCCCCGCGAACACGCGCCAGTATCAAATCTATGCACATGACGAACGTATGGTTTGGCCAGATGGCGTGAGCTTTGGCAAAGACGGCTACCTATATTCAGGCGCCGTCCAATTACCATTATCCGCCGCGTTAAATCATGGTAAAGCCGAAAACCAGCCGCCGTATTACATTTTTCGCTTTAAGCCCTTAGCCGCCGGCGTGCCAGGCAATTAA
- a CDS encoding YbhB/YbcL family Raf kinase inhibitor-like protein has product MKKRFPSAYIGHLLGHCALMTTGFLLNIPSANAVMLDAVPLFSLQSNLAPRAPIPAEYYWNQFGCSGANLAPTLTWEHAPKGTQSFAMTFYDKDAPTGSGFWHRVVYNIPSQINTLVGGIDGGELPTGAIEANTDLGKPGFFGPCPPKGREHRYVWTVHALDVAKLPIDANATPALVGFYLWQHRLGEASLTLLAGSKEG; this is encoded by the coding sequence ATGAAAAAACGATTTCCATCGGCCTATATTGGTCATTTACTAGGTCATTGTGCATTAATGACGACAGGATTTTTGCTGAATATCCCAAGTGCCAATGCTGTCATGCTAGATGCTGTGCCCCTATTTAGTTTACAGAGCAATCTCGCCCCGAGAGCGCCCATACCCGCTGAATATTATTGGAATCAATTTGGTTGCTCTGGCGCCAATCTTGCCCCCACTTTAACTTGGGAACACGCTCCTAAGGGCACTCAAAGTTTTGCGATGACTTTTTATGATAAAGATGCCCCTACAGGGAGTGGTTTTTGGCATCGTGTGGTTTATAACATTCCATCGCAAATCAATACATTGGTAGGAGGCATTGATGGCGGTGAATTACCTACAGGCGCCATTGAGGCGAATACGGATTTAGGTAAGCCGGGATTTTTTGGACCTTGCCCGCCCAAAGGTCGTGAGCATAGATATGTGTGGACTGTTCATGCTTTAGATGTAGCCAAGTTACCGATAGATGCCAATGCCACTCCTGCACTAGTCGGATTTTACCTTTGGCAGCATCGGCTTGGTGAAGCCAGCTTGACCCTCTTAGCCGGTTCGAAAGAGGGGTAA
- the hppD gene encoding 4-hydroxyphenylpyruvate dioxygenase yields the protein MASELNPLGLLGIEFTEFASPDSDFMHKVFIDFGFSLLKKAKNKDILYYKQNDINFLLNNEREGFSAEFAKSHGPAISSMGWRVEDASFAHRVAVERGAKAVADSAKDLPYPAIYGIGDSLIYFIDTFGADNNIYATDFEDLSEPVITQEKGFVEVDHLTNNVYKGTMEHWANFYKNIFGFTEVRYFDISGVQTALVSYALRSPDGSFCIPINEGKGNDKNQIDEYLKEYNGPGVQHLAFRSRDIVKSLDAMEGSSIQCLDIIPEYYDTIFDKVPQVTENRERIKHHQILVDGDESGYLLQIFTKNLFGPIFIEIIQRKNNLGFGEGNFTALFQSIERDQMRRGVL from the coding sequence ATGGCAAGCGAACTCAATCCACTGGGCTTACTCGGTATCGAATTTACCGAATTCGCCAGCCCCGACAGCGATTTTATGCACAAAGTGTTTATCGACTTTGGTTTTTCACTGCTGAAAAAAGCCAAGAATAAAGACATTTTGTACTACAAACAAAATGACATTAACTTCCTGCTCAATAATGAGCGCGAAGGGTTTTCGGCAGAATTTGCCAAATCCCACGGTCCTGCCATTAGCTCTATGGGTTGGCGTGTAGAAGATGCCAGCTTTGCTCACCGAGTGGCGGTAGAGCGCGGTGCTAAAGCCGTCGCCGATTCTGCCAAGGATCTACCCTATCCGGCGATTTATGGTATTGGCGACAGCTTAATTTATTTTATCGACACCTTCGGTGCCGACAACAATATCTATGCAACTGACTTTGAAGACTTAAGCGAGCCAGTGATCACCCAAGAGAAAGGCTTTGTCGAAGTCGATCACTTAACCAATAACGTCTACAAAGGCACCATGGAGCATTGGGCGAACTTCTACAAAAACATCTTTGGTTTTACCGAAGTGCGCTACTTCGACATCAGCGGTGTACAAACCGCACTGGTGTCTTACGCTCTGCGCTCACCCGATGGCAGTTTCTGTATCCCAATTAACGAAGGTAAAGGCAACGATAAGAACCAAATCGATGAATACCTGAAGGAATACAATGGTCCTGGCGTACAGCACTTAGCCTTTAGAAGCCGTGATATCGTAAAATCCTTGGATGCGATGGAAGGTAGCTCGATCCAATGCTTGGATATTATTCCCGAATATTACGACACCATTTTCGATAAAGTCCCGCAAGTGACCGAAAACCGTGAGCGCATCAAGCATCACCAAATTTTGGTGGACGGCGACGAATCAGGCTATTTATTGCAGATCTTCACTAAGAACCTGTTCGGTCCGATCTTTATCGAAATCATTCAACGTAAGAACAACTTAGGTTTTGGTGAAGGTAACTTTACCGCCCTGTTCCAATCGATTGAACGCGATCAAATGCGCCGCGGCGTGCTGTAA
- a CDS encoding GGDEF domain-containing protein, with the protein MKTLFTPFFPLRQSNTALLLAGILYWITGALGQTLFSLQPANITLIWLPSGVALVMLLMWGRKALALIFLGSFMLNIQGMVQETSLLLSIAHTAMAALIDMLAPAMSMYLLRRFLPLGTRSANDLMKFVVVAGIVPILGSSALLSGNLVLGGYIQPSEFWSMGQMFFFADILGIVLVYQLYAGWVEPNALKIDHKRHILLPLIGLPLFCLIGVRFDLGWLFYVIPPLLVVLSFEVTRFYLALFSSASMLFMILATAQGYGPFINPTPFQTNAEMMAFVLSSALTIFGVSLQRAQLRRTERDKQTAVQEALYDPLSGLLNRRGFMPQLANLDTSTTSYSVAMLDLDNFKMINDTYGHSVGDRVIQLLAQLIHNHSRSHDIAARLGGEEFALVLRDIDAAQVQPVLERIRRSFAEMSIAAEEHTIYCTVSIGWVEYQQGIAGESLLHLADKALYQAKAKGKNTIVKYQA; encoded by the coding sequence TTGAAGACATTGTTTACGCCATTTTTTCCACTACGACAGAGTAATACCGCGTTGTTATTGGCGGGTATCCTCTACTGGATTACGGGCGCTTTGGGGCAAACATTATTTAGTTTGCAGCCCGCGAATATCACTTTGATTTGGCTGCCATCGGGCGTGGCATTAGTCATGCTGTTGATGTGGGGGCGTAAGGCATTAGCGCTTATCTTTCTTGGTAGCTTTATGCTGAATATCCAAGGGATGGTGCAGGAGACATCGCTGCTTCTCTCGATAGCCCATACAGCGATGGCGGCCCTGATTGATATGCTCGCACCTGCTATGTCTATGTATTTGCTGAGACGTTTTTTACCTCTAGGCACCCGCAGTGCGAACGACTTAATGAAATTCGTGGTCGTGGCGGGCATAGTGCCTATTTTAGGTTCGAGCGCCTTACTATCGGGCAACTTAGTGCTGGGCGGCTATATTCAACCGAGTGAGTTTTGGAGTATGGGGCAAATGTTCTTCTTTGCCGATATTCTTGGGATAGTGTTGGTGTATCAGCTTTATGCGGGCTGGGTGGAACCTAATGCCCTGAAAATTGACCATAAACGGCATATTTTATTGCCGCTGATTGGTTTGCCATTATTTTGCCTGATAGGCGTAAGATTCGATTTAGGCTGGTTGTTTTATGTGATCCCGCCGCTGTTGGTTGTGCTCTCCTTTGAGGTGACACGCTTTTACCTTGCGCTATTTAGTAGCGCCTCCATGCTGTTCATGATTTTAGCGACGGCGCAGGGCTATGGCCCGTTTATTAATCCCACGCCGTTTCAAACCAATGCAGAGATGATGGCCTTTGTGTTGTCATCGGCATTAACCATTTTTGGCGTGTCATTACAGCGGGCACAGCTGCGTCGAACCGAGAGAGATAAGCAGACCGCGGTGCAAGAGGCGCTTTACGATCCGCTCTCTGGTTTGTTAAACCGCCGCGGTTTTATGCCACAGCTGGCGAATCTGGATACATCAACGACGTCTTATTCGGTCGCTATGTTGGATCTCGATAACTTTAAGATGATTAACGACACCTATGGTCACAGTGTGGGCGATAGGGTCATCCAGCTGTTGGCGCAGTTGATACACAATCACAGCCGCAGCCACGATATTGCTGCGCGCCTAGGCGGCGAAGAGTTCGCCCTTGTGCTTAGGGATATTGATGCAGCGCAGGTGCAGCCTGTACTTGAGCGTATTAGAAGATCCTTTGCTGAGATGTCGATAGCGGCCGAGGAACACACAATTTACTGCACTGTGAGCATTGGCTGGGTGGAGTATCAGCAAGGCATCGCTGGCGAGTCGTTGCTGCATTTGGCGGACAAGGCTTTGTATCAAGCCAAGGCAAAGGGCAAAAACACGATTGTAAAGTATCAAGCTTAA